A stretch of Oncorhynchus mykiss isolate Arlee chromosome 26, USDA_OmykA_1.1, whole genome shotgun sequence DNA encodes these proteins:
- the LOC110506641 gene encoding anoctamin-9 isoform X3 has product MKVTKIVHDDKVFYGVRAPKEIFDKYRYLLKVSDSCNWSGDRKCARVPHSTRIRVVHYILHHTHINTGENLRELQEKGVFEAAFCLHERNKQKVLKQKWARWSALCTTQPVDDVRSYFGEKVALYYLWLGWYTILLVPAAILGVIVFLYALAFFNTSPLIKEVCESDTVMCPRCDKWCQVWQLRDTCTYAKVSPLFDNEGTVFFAMFMAVWATIFLELWKRHKATFVSKWKVFDWCEEEEELILGVVNDPDCHPKEFRHSYLRSTLVLVLVTLMLVLIIGLTHALVVFRVVAAVLLSEGTWEFVRDHANTVAVMLGAVLHYFTMQVMTRVNKAVAFKLCEIEKTQSLAATERSFTVKMFTFQFFTLFSSLVYVAFFLGRINGRPGSYVRIFGKWRLEECHPSGCLTDLFIQMAVIMVLKQTLNNIFEFIVPWFKSYFKRTTTKKLERKCGDCYKNACREEEKRGHDPCDICKLHDWLRNYDLNDVNFFSLFNEFLEMVLQFSFTTIFVAAFPLAPLLALINNIFEIRLDAIKMVSLERRLVPKKTNNIGIWIKVLEAIGVLAVIANGLVIGVSSDFIPRLVYRYHYGPCANGEENVHCMKGYINDTLSTVHITDLNVRKDFFPSQLITESGFNVTQCSYKDYRNDVDYSLTSQFWLIMAVRFAFVVLFEHVVVIFKCIAAWFVPDSPMLVKNDRLKDKLSRLKDELQEMKYSQSTDV; this is encoded by the exons ATGAAAGTAACA AAAATCGTTCATGATGACAAGGTGTTTTATGGTGTCCGGGCCCCAAAGGAGATCTTTGACAAGTACAGGTACCTACTAAAGGTGTCTGATTCTTGCAACTGGAGCGGCGACCGGAAATGTGCCAGGGTTCCTCACTCAACCAG AATCAGAGTAGTGCATTACATCCTACACCACACCCATATCAACACAGGAG AGAACCTCAGAGAGCTCCAGGAGAAGGGTGTCTTTGAGGCCGCGTTCTGCCTGCATGag AGGAACAAGCAAAAGGTGTTGAAACAAAAGTGGGCACGATGGTCTGCTCTCTGTACGACCCAGCCTGTCGATGATGTCAG GAGTTACTTTGGAGAGAAGGTGGCTCTGTATTACCTGTGGTTGGGCTGGTACACCATCCTGCTGGTCCCTGCAGCCATTCTGGGTGTGATTGTGTTCCTGTATGCACTGGCTTTCTTCAACACCAGCCCCCTCAT AAAAGAGGTCTGTGAGTCTGACACTGTTATGTGCCCGAGGTGTGACAAATGGTGTCAAGTATGGCAGCTGCGTGACACCTGTACCTATGCCAAG GTGAGTCCTCTGTTTGACAATGAGGGGACGGTGTTCTTTGCTATGTTCATGGCAGTGTGGG CTACCATTTTTCTGGAGCTGTGGAAGAGACACAAAGCAACGTTTGTGTCTAAATGGAAAGTATTTGACTGGTGTGAGGAAGAG GAGGAGCTCATCCTGGGAGTAGTCAATGATCCAGACTGCCATCCCAAAGAGTTTCGCCATTCTTATCTGCGCAGCACTCTAGTTCTGGTGCTGGTCACTCTCATG TTGGTTCTGATCATCGGGCTAACCCACGCTCTGGTGGTGTTCCGTGTGGTTGCTGCTGTGCTGTTGTCAGAGGGAACATGGGAGTTTGTAAGGGACCATGCCAACACTGTAGCAGTAATGCTGGGTGCTGTACTACACTACTTCACCATGCAAGTTATGACCAGA GTCAACAAGGCCGTGGCCTTCAAGCTGTGTGAGATAG AGAAGACACAGTCGCTTGCAGCCACTGAGAGGAGCTTCACTGTCAAGATGTTTACCTTCCAGTtcttcaccctcttctcctcgCTCGTATATGTGGCATTTTTCCTGGGCAG GATAAATGGTCGCCCAGGCAGCTATGTTCGTATTTTTGGTAAATGGAGATTGGAGGAG TGTCATCCCAGTGGCTGCCTCACTGACCTCTTCATTCAAATGGCCGTCATCATGGTGCTCAAACAGACACTGAATAACATCTTTGAGTTTATTGTGCC CTGGTTCAAGAGTTACTTCAAAAGGACTACAACTAAGAAGCTGGAGAGGAAGTGTGGCGACTGCTACAAAAATGCATGTCgcgaagaggagaagaggggccATGACCCATGTGATATCTGCAAGCTGCATGATTGGCTGCGCAACTACGATCTGAATGACGTAAACTTTTTCAGTCTCTTCAATGAGTTTCTGGAAATGG TTCTTCAGTTCAGTTTTACCACCATCTTTGTGGCGGCCTTCCCTCTGGCCCCTCTACTGGCCCTCATCAACAATATCTTTGAGATCCGTCTGGATGCCATCAAGATGGTCAGCTTGGAACGCAGATTAGTCCCCAAGAAAACCAATAATATTG GTATATGGATCAAAGTTCTGGAAGCTATTGGTGTTCTGGCTGTCATTGCCAATGGGCTAGTCATTGGGGTGTCCTCAGACTTCATCCCTCGGCTGGTCTATCGCTATCACTACGGTCCCTGTGCCAATGGAGAAGAAAATGTACA ctgtatgaagggctatatcaACGACACCCTATCCACTGTTCATATAACAGACCTGAATGTGCGGAAGGACTTTTTCCCCAGTCAACTGATCACAGAGAGCGGCTTCAATGTTACACAATGCAG CTATAAAGACTACAGAAATGATGTTGACTACAGCCTCACCTCCCAGTTCTGGCTCATCATGGCTGTACGCTTTGCCTTCGTCGTCCTATTTGAG CATGTAGTGGTCATCTTTAAATGCATTGCTGCCTGGTTTGTGCCTGACTCCCCCATGCTGGTGAAGAACGACAGACTGAAGGACAAACTCAGTAGGCTCAAAGATGAACTGCA GGAAATGAAGTACAGCCAGTCCACAGATGTGTGA
- the LOC110506643 gene encoding protein TSSC4 isoform X1: MCEQEDHGDGGRNKLSNSDAIKLTDDLSLSDSDPEERNESIDPEVEDLSSSDDEVHQNSGPGPGPKKPAFSLTGGSSSFSNRSRSIFDCLESAAKLSSSNLGQDNVIDGVFARPPPPPLLPSGKKYGEKVGELVSKPPQKRGVPDYLVNPERWTRYDLEDVPETSDSKNSMVAQQYIQSLQQQKKENTMEDDPEEPFIPTFNQGQSSSSEHKIVFSRPSRPQKDDAEEVNKPDRTKKVGMGLCHLDDDEEEEGIGLAIAPQRPKESERKRKWTPVGEEEGALSDRKDQTPIGFVINRNVNRKNFRKTSEKEED, translated from the coding sequence ATGTGTGAGCAAGAGGACCATGGAGACGGTGGCCGTAACAAGCTGTCCAACAGTGACGCCATCAAGCTGACAGATGACCTCTCTCTGAGTGACTCCGACCCTGAAGAGCGTAATGAGTCCATAGACCCAGAGGTGGAAGACTTGTCCTCATCTGATGATGAAGTGCACCAGAACTCCGGCCCTGGTCCCGGTCCCAAGAAACCCGCATTCAGTCTGACAGGTGGCAGCTCAAGCTTCTCCAACCGCAGCCGAAGCATCTTTGATTGCCTGGAGAGTGCCGCTAAGCTGTCCTCGTCCAATTTGGGACAGGACAATGTCATTGACGGGGTCTTTGCAcgtccccctccacccccactgCTGCCGAGTGGAAAGAAGTATGGGGAGAAGGTGGGGGAATTGGTCAGCAAGCCTCCTCAGAAGAGAGGAGTGCCAGATTACCTGGTGAATCCTGAGCGCTGGACGCGCTACGACCTGGAGGATGTGCCAGAGACCAGTGACAGCAAGAATAGCATGGTGGCTCAGCAGTACATACAAAGTCTGCAGCAGCAGAAGAAGGAGAACACGATGGAAGATGATCCTGAAGAGCCTTTTATacctactttcaaccagggccaGAGCAGTAGCTCAGAGCATAAGATCGTGTTCTCCAGGCCTAGCCGGCCACAGAAGGATGACGCTGAAGAAGTTAACAAGCCTGATCGAACCAAGAAGGTAGGGATGGGTCTCTGTCACTtagatgatgatgaagaagaggagggtaTAGGCCTAGCAATCGCCCCACAACGCCCAAAGGAGAGTGAGCGGAAGAGGAAGTGGACCCcggtgggggaagaagagggcGCGCTGAGTGATAGGAAGGATCAAACGCCTATTGGCTTCGTCATTAATAGGAACGTCAACAGGAAGAACTTCCGCAAGACATCAGAGAAAGAGGAGGACTGA
- the LOC110506643 gene encoding protein TSSC4 isoform X2: MCEQEDHGDGGRNKLSNSDAIKLTDDLSLSDSDPEERNESIDPEVEDLSSSDDEVHQNSGPGPGPKKPAFSLTGGSSSFSNRSRSIFDCLESAAKLSSSNLGQDNVIDGVFARPPPPPLLPSGKKYGEKVGELVSKPPQKRGVPDYLVNPERWTRYDLEDVPETSDSKNSMVAQQYIQSLQQQKKENTMEDDPEEPFIPTFNQGQSSSSEHKIVFSRPSRPQKDDAEEVNKPDRTKKVGMGLCHLDDDEEEEGIGLAIAPQRPKESERKRKWTPVGEEEGALVINRNVNRKNFRKTSEKEED; this comes from the exons ATGTGTGAGCAAGAGGACCATGGAGACGGTGGCCGTAACAAGCTGTCCAACAGTGACGCCATCAAGCTGACAGATGACCTCTCTCTGAGTGACTCCGACCCTGAAGAGCGTAATGAGTCCATAGACCCAGAGGTGGAAGACTTGTCCTCATCTGATGATGAAGTGCACCAGAACTCCGGCCCTGGTCCCGGTCCCAAGAAACCCGCATTCAGTCTGACAGGTGGCAGCTCAAGCTTCTCCAACCGCAGCCGAAGCATCTTTGATTGCCTGGAGAGTGCCGCTAAGCTGTCCTCGTCCAATTTGGGACAGGACAATGTCATTGACGGGGTCTTTGCAcgtccccctccacccccactgCTGCCGAGTGGAAAGAAGTATGGGGAGAAGGTGGGGGAATTGGTCAGCAAGCCTCCTCAGAAGAGAGGAGTGCCAGATTACCTGGTGAATCCTGAGCGCTGGACGCGCTACGACCTGGAGGATGTGCCAGAGACCAGTGACAGCAAGAATAGCATGGTGGCTCAGCAGTACATACAAAGTCTGCAGCAGCAGAAGAAGGAGAACACGATGGAAGATGATCCTGAAGAGCCTTTTATacctactttcaaccagggccaGAGCAGTAGCTCAGAGCATAAGATCGTGTTCTCCAGGCCTAGCCGGCCACAGAAGGATGACGCTGAAGAAGTTAACAAGCCTGATCGAACCAAGAAGGTAGGGATGGGTCTCTGTCACTtagatgatgatgaagaagaggagggtaTAGGCCTAGCAATCGCCCCACAACGCCCAAAGGAGAGTGAGCGGAAGAGGAAGTGGACCCcggtgggggaagaagagggcGCGC TCGTCATTAATAGGAACGTCAACAGGAAGAACTTCCGCAAGACATCAGAGAAAGAGGAGGACTGA
- the LOC110506641 gene encoding anoctamin-9 isoform X2, which produces MYLMDPEQDDIELQERNTDGFDNTMEALLPILKIVHDDKVFYGVRAPKEIFDKYRYLLKVSDSCNWSGDRKCARVPHSTRIRVVHYILHHTHINTGENLRELQEKGVFEAAFCLHERNKQKVLKQKWARWSALCTTQPVDDVRSYFGEKVALYYLWLGWYTILLVPAAILGVIVFLYALAFFNTSPLIKEVCESDTVMCPRCDKWCQVWQLRDTCTYAKVSPLFDNEGTVFFAMFMAVWATIFLELWKRHKATFVSKWKVFDWCEEEEELILGVVNDPDCHPKEFRHSYLRSTLVLVLVTLMLVLIIGLTHALVVFRVVAAVLLSEGTWEFVRDHANTVAVMLGAVLHYFTMQVMTRVNKAVAFKLCEIEKTQSLAATERSFTVKMFTFQFFTLFSSLVYVAFFLGRINGRPGSYVRIFGKWRLEECHPSGCLTDLFIQMAVIMVLKQTLNNIFEFIVPWFKSYFKRTTTKKLERKCGDCYKNACREEEKRGHDPCDICKLHDWLRNYDLNDVNFFSLFNEFLEMVLQFSFTTIFVAAFPLAPLLALINNIFEIRLDAIKMVSLERRLVPKKTNNIGIWIKVLEAIGVLAVIANGLVIGVSSDFIPRLVYRYHYGPCANGEENVHCMKGYINDTLSTVHITDLNVRKDFFPSQLITESGFNVTQCSYKDYRNDVDYSLTSQFWLIMAVRFAFVVLFEHVVVIFKCIAAWFVPDSPMLVKNDRLKDKLSRLKDELQEMKYSQSTDV; this is translated from the exons ATGTACTTAATGGATCCAGAGCAG GATGATATTGAGTTGCAGGAGAGAAACACGGATGGCTTTGACAATACCATGGAGGCATTACTCCCAATTCTG AAAATCGTTCATGATGACAAGGTGTTTTATGGTGTCCGGGCCCCAAAGGAGATCTTTGACAAGTACAGGTACCTACTAAAGGTGTCTGATTCTTGCAACTGGAGCGGCGACCGGAAATGTGCCAGGGTTCCTCACTCAACCAG AATCAGAGTAGTGCATTACATCCTACACCACACCCATATCAACACAGGAG AGAACCTCAGAGAGCTCCAGGAGAAGGGTGTCTTTGAGGCCGCGTTCTGCCTGCATGag AGGAACAAGCAAAAGGTGTTGAAACAAAAGTGGGCACGATGGTCTGCTCTCTGTACGACCCAGCCTGTCGATGATGTCAG GAGTTACTTTGGAGAGAAGGTGGCTCTGTATTACCTGTGGTTGGGCTGGTACACCATCCTGCTGGTCCCTGCAGCCATTCTGGGTGTGATTGTGTTCCTGTATGCACTGGCTTTCTTCAACACCAGCCCCCTCAT AAAAGAGGTCTGTGAGTCTGACACTGTTATGTGCCCGAGGTGTGACAAATGGTGTCAAGTATGGCAGCTGCGTGACACCTGTACCTATGCCAAG GTGAGTCCTCTGTTTGACAATGAGGGGACGGTGTTCTTTGCTATGTTCATGGCAGTGTGGG CTACCATTTTTCTGGAGCTGTGGAAGAGACACAAAGCAACGTTTGTGTCTAAATGGAAAGTATTTGACTGGTGTGAGGAAGAG GAGGAGCTCATCCTGGGAGTAGTCAATGATCCAGACTGCCATCCCAAAGAGTTTCGCCATTCTTATCTGCGCAGCACTCTAGTTCTGGTGCTGGTCACTCTCATG TTGGTTCTGATCATCGGGCTAACCCACGCTCTGGTGGTGTTCCGTGTGGTTGCTGCTGTGCTGTTGTCAGAGGGAACATGGGAGTTTGTAAGGGACCATGCCAACACTGTAGCAGTAATGCTGGGTGCTGTACTACACTACTTCACCATGCAAGTTATGACCAGA GTCAACAAGGCCGTGGCCTTCAAGCTGTGTGAGATAG AGAAGACACAGTCGCTTGCAGCCACTGAGAGGAGCTTCACTGTCAAGATGTTTACCTTCCAGTtcttcaccctcttctcctcgCTCGTATATGTGGCATTTTTCCTGGGCAG GATAAATGGTCGCCCAGGCAGCTATGTTCGTATTTTTGGTAAATGGAGATTGGAGGAG TGTCATCCCAGTGGCTGCCTCACTGACCTCTTCATTCAAATGGCCGTCATCATGGTGCTCAAACAGACACTGAATAACATCTTTGAGTTTATTGTGCC CTGGTTCAAGAGTTACTTCAAAAGGACTACAACTAAGAAGCTGGAGAGGAAGTGTGGCGACTGCTACAAAAATGCATGTCgcgaagaggagaagaggggccATGACCCATGTGATATCTGCAAGCTGCATGATTGGCTGCGCAACTACGATCTGAATGACGTAAACTTTTTCAGTCTCTTCAATGAGTTTCTGGAAATGG TTCTTCAGTTCAGTTTTACCACCATCTTTGTGGCGGCCTTCCCTCTGGCCCCTCTACTGGCCCTCATCAACAATATCTTTGAGATCCGTCTGGATGCCATCAAGATGGTCAGCTTGGAACGCAGATTAGTCCCCAAGAAAACCAATAATATTG GTATATGGATCAAAGTTCTGGAAGCTATTGGTGTTCTGGCTGTCATTGCCAATGGGCTAGTCATTGGGGTGTCCTCAGACTTCATCCCTCGGCTGGTCTATCGCTATCACTACGGTCCCTGTGCCAATGGAGAAGAAAATGTACA ctgtatgaagggctatatcaACGACACCCTATCCACTGTTCATATAACAGACCTGAATGTGCGGAAGGACTTTTTCCCCAGTCAACTGATCACAGAGAGCGGCTTCAATGTTACACAATGCAG CTATAAAGACTACAGAAATGATGTTGACTACAGCCTCACCTCCCAGTTCTGGCTCATCATGGCTGTACGCTTTGCCTTCGTCGTCCTATTTGAG CATGTAGTGGTCATCTTTAAATGCATTGCTGCCTGGTTTGTGCCTGACTCCCCCATGCTGGTGAAGAACGACAGACTGAAGGACAAACTCAGTAGGCTCAAAGATGAACTGCA GGAAATGAAGTACAGCCAGTCCACAGATGTGTGA
- the LOC110506641 gene encoding anoctamin-9 isoform X1 has product MYLMDPEQDDIELQERNTDGFDNTMEALLPILHQQRTYDYVLVADKVEDQDHPKFLKQVAFIDHLRKKNMKVTKIVHDDKVFYGVRAPKEIFDKYRYLLKVSDSCNWSGDRKCARVPHSTRIRVVHYILHHTHINTGENLRELQEKGVFEAAFCLHERNKQKVLKQKWARWSALCTTQPVDDVRSYFGEKVALYYLWLGWYTILLVPAAILGVIVFLYALAFFNTSPLIKEVCESDTVMCPRCDKWCQVWQLRDTCTYAKVSPLFDNEGTVFFAMFMAVWATIFLELWKRHKATFVSKWKVFDWCEEEEELILGVVNDPDCHPKEFRHSYLRSTLVLVLVTLMLVLIIGLTHALVVFRVVAAVLLSEGTWEFVRDHANTVAVMLGAVLHYFTMQVMTRVNKAVAFKLCEIEKTQSLAATERSFTVKMFTFQFFTLFSSLVYVAFFLGRINGRPGSYVRIFGKWRLEECHPSGCLTDLFIQMAVIMVLKQTLNNIFEFIVPWFKSYFKRTTTKKLERKCGDCYKNACREEEKRGHDPCDICKLHDWLRNYDLNDVNFFSLFNEFLEMVLQFSFTTIFVAAFPLAPLLALINNIFEIRLDAIKMVSLERRLVPKKTNNIGIWIKVLEAIGVLAVIANGLVIGVSSDFIPRLVYRYHYGPCANGEENVHCMKGYINDTLSTVHITDLNVRKDFFPSQLITESGFNVTQCSYKDYRNDVDYSLTSQFWLIMAVRFAFVVLFEHVVVIFKCIAAWFVPDSPMLVKNDRLKDKLSRLKDELQEMKYSQSTDV; this is encoded by the exons ATGTACTTAATGGATCCAGAGCAG GATGATATTGAGTTGCAGGAGAGAAACACGGATGGCTTTGACAATACCATGGAGGCATTACTCCCAATTCTG CACCAGCAGAGAACATATGATTATGTTCTAGTTGCTGACAAAGTTGAGGACCAGGATCACCCAAAGTTTCTGAAGCAGGTGGCTTTTATTGACCACCTGAGGAAGAAAAACATGAAAGTAACA AAAATCGTTCATGATGACAAGGTGTTTTATGGTGTCCGGGCCCCAAAGGAGATCTTTGACAAGTACAGGTACCTACTAAAGGTGTCTGATTCTTGCAACTGGAGCGGCGACCGGAAATGTGCCAGGGTTCCTCACTCAACCAG AATCAGAGTAGTGCATTACATCCTACACCACACCCATATCAACACAGGAG AGAACCTCAGAGAGCTCCAGGAGAAGGGTGTCTTTGAGGCCGCGTTCTGCCTGCATGag AGGAACAAGCAAAAGGTGTTGAAACAAAAGTGGGCACGATGGTCTGCTCTCTGTACGACCCAGCCTGTCGATGATGTCAG GAGTTACTTTGGAGAGAAGGTGGCTCTGTATTACCTGTGGTTGGGCTGGTACACCATCCTGCTGGTCCCTGCAGCCATTCTGGGTGTGATTGTGTTCCTGTATGCACTGGCTTTCTTCAACACCAGCCCCCTCAT AAAAGAGGTCTGTGAGTCTGACACTGTTATGTGCCCGAGGTGTGACAAATGGTGTCAAGTATGGCAGCTGCGTGACACCTGTACCTATGCCAAG GTGAGTCCTCTGTTTGACAATGAGGGGACGGTGTTCTTTGCTATGTTCATGGCAGTGTGGG CTACCATTTTTCTGGAGCTGTGGAAGAGACACAAAGCAACGTTTGTGTCTAAATGGAAAGTATTTGACTGGTGTGAGGAAGAG GAGGAGCTCATCCTGGGAGTAGTCAATGATCCAGACTGCCATCCCAAAGAGTTTCGCCATTCTTATCTGCGCAGCACTCTAGTTCTGGTGCTGGTCACTCTCATG TTGGTTCTGATCATCGGGCTAACCCACGCTCTGGTGGTGTTCCGTGTGGTTGCTGCTGTGCTGTTGTCAGAGGGAACATGGGAGTTTGTAAGGGACCATGCCAACACTGTAGCAGTAATGCTGGGTGCTGTACTACACTACTTCACCATGCAAGTTATGACCAGA GTCAACAAGGCCGTGGCCTTCAAGCTGTGTGAGATAG AGAAGACACAGTCGCTTGCAGCCACTGAGAGGAGCTTCACTGTCAAGATGTTTACCTTCCAGTtcttcaccctcttctcctcgCTCGTATATGTGGCATTTTTCCTGGGCAG GATAAATGGTCGCCCAGGCAGCTATGTTCGTATTTTTGGTAAATGGAGATTGGAGGAG TGTCATCCCAGTGGCTGCCTCACTGACCTCTTCATTCAAATGGCCGTCATCATGGTGCTCAAACAGACACTGAATAACATCTTTGAGTTTATTGTGCC CTGGTTCAAGAGTTACTTCAAAAGGACTACAACTAAGAAGCTGGAGAGGAAGTGTGGCGACTGCTACAAAAATGCATGTCgcgaagaggagaagaggggccATGACCCATGTGATATCTGCAAGCTGCATGATTGGCTGCGCAACTACGATCTGAATGACGTAAACTTTTTCAGTCTCTTCAATGAGTTTCTGGAAATGG TTCTTCAGTTCAGTTTTACCACCATCTTTGTGGCGGCCTTCCCTCTGGCCCCTCTACTGGCCCTCATCAACAATATCTTTGAGATCCGTCTGGATGCCATCAAGATGGTCAGCTTGGAACGCAGATTAGTCCCCAAGAAAACCAATAATATTG GTATATGGATCAAAGTTCTGGAAGCTATTGGTGTTCTGGCTGTCATTGCCAATGGGCTAGTCATTGGGGTGTCCTCAGACTTCATCCCTCGGCTGGTCTATCGCTATCACTACGGTCCCTGTGCCAATGGAGAAGAAAATGTACA ctgtatgaagggctatatcaACGACACCCTATCCACTGTTCATATAACAGACCTGAATGTGCGGAAGGACTTTTTCCCCAGTCAACTGATCACAGAGAGCGGCTTCAATGTTACACAATGCAG CTATAAAGACTACAGAAATGATGTTGACTACAGCCTCACCTCCCAGTTCTGGCTCATCATGGCTGTACGCTTTGCCTTCGTCGTCCTATTTGAG CATGTAGTGGTCATCTTTAAATGCATTGCTGCCTGGTTTGTGCCTGACTCCCCCATGCTGGTGAAGAACGACAGACTGAAGGACAAACTCAGTAGGCTCAAAGATGAACTGCA GGAAATGAAGTACAGCCAGTCCACAGATGTGTGA